One Burkholderia pyrrocinia DNA segment encodes these proteins:
- a CDS encoding NAD(P)/FAD-dependent oxidoreductase has protein sequence MTTPTRIVIVGGGIAGLQLATRLGERLGRSGRAQVTVVDRSPTHIWKPMLHTIAAGTRDVQQQQVIFLAHARDHGYTYQPGELKGLDRARRRVQLGEIRSQDGDVVIEARELDYDVLIVALGSQANDFGVPGVREHCYFIDSQQQAETFNEALRMRVFRSIARDEPFRVAIVGAGATGVELAAELSRLLEVAQAYGDATVRERLQLTLLESGPRILAAFPPRISASAQRRLEQIGFHVLTSTRVTAADANGFRYGDGSFAEADLMVWAAGVKAPDFMQALGGLDTNRANQIVVGPTLQATADEHVFAIGDCASLLPDGHERPLPPTAQVATQQAEHLAKHLPAWLDGKPMPPFAFHDFGALVSISDYDAFGTLGQFGFFRGGFIQGRFAQFSHLMLYRRHQQALHGFSKATLLWIAERINGCVQPRIRLS, from the coding sequence ATGACAACCCCTACACGCATCGTCATCGTCGGTGGCGGGATCGCCGGGCTGCAGCTCGCGACCCGCCTGGGCGAGCGTCTCGGCCGATCCGGGCGGGCGCAGGTCACCGTCGTCGACCGCAGTCCGACCCATATCTGGAAACCGATGCTGCACACGATCGCGGCCGGCACGCGCGACGTCCAGCAGCAACAGGTGATCTTCCTCGCCCATGCGCGCGACCACGGCTACACGTACCAGCCCGGCGAACTGAAAGGGCTCGATCGCGCGCGCCGCCGCGTGCAGCTCGGCGAGATCCGCTCGCAGGACGGCGACGTGGTGATCGAGGCCCGCGAACTCGACTACGACGTGCTGATCGTCGCGCTCGGCAGCCAGGCCAACGATTTCGGCGTGCCGGGCGTGCGCGAGCACTGCTACTTCATCGACAGCCAGCAGCAGGCCGAGACCTTCAACGAAGCGTTGCGAATGCGCGTGTTCCGCAGCATCGCGCGCGACGAGCCGTTTCGCGTCGCGATCGTCGGCGCGGGCGCGACGGGCGTGGAACTCGCGGCAGAGTTGAGCCGCTTGCTGGAAGTGGCGCAGGCATATGGCGACGCGACGGTGCGCGAACGGCTGCAACTGACGCTGCTGGAAAGCGGCCCGCGCATCCTCGCCGCGTTTCCGCCGAGGATTTCCGCGTCGGCGCAGCGACGGCTCGAACAGATCGGCTTTCACGTGCTGACGTCGACGCGCGTCACGGCGGCCGACGCGAACGGCTTCCGCTACGGCGACGGCTCGTTCGCCGAAGCAGACCTGATGGTCTGGGCGGCCGGCGTGAAGGCACCCGATTTCATGCAGGCGCTGGGCGGGCTCGACACGAACCGCGCGAACCAGATCGTCGTCGGGCCCACGCTGCAAGCGACTGCCGACGAGCACGTATTCGCGATCGGCGATTGTGCGAGCCTGTTGCCCGACGGCCACGAACGGCCGCTGCCGCCGACCGCGCAGGTCGCCACGCAGCAGGCCGAGCATCTCGCGAAGCACCTGCCAGCGTGGCTCGACGGCAAGCCGATGCCGCCGTTCGCGTTCCACGATTTCGGCGCGCTCGTGTCGATCAGCGACTACGACGCATTCGGCACGCTCGGGCAGTTCGGGTTCTTCCGCGGCGGCTTCATCCAGGGGCGTTTCGCGCAGTTCAGCCACCTGATGCTCTACCGGCGGCACCAGCAGGCGCTGCACGGCTTCTCCAAGGCGACCCTGCTGTGGATCGCCGAACGGATCAACGGCTGCGTGCAGCCGCGCATCCGCCTGTCGTGA
- a CDS encoding TetR/AcrR family transcriptional regulator, which produces MAEVTERAPSKRRTRGRPLAGASVGPDVILRAARRTFAKRGYDATSVREVARELGVDAALIAHHFGTKETLWLAVVEQIVDLAEPMFDALRALRTSSLPHRDRVRRALELCVDHEFDEPDMGMFFSTAATEVGGRLDRLQERLVRPYHEVMFPLLSDAVQAGAIRAVDPNVLFFMIASAIGTTVSYSHMMLEFTSLPTRRDAFRQAVLDVAFNIVGD; this is translated from the coding sequence GTGGCTGAAGTCACTGAGCGCGCGCCGTCGAAGCGGCGTACGCGCGGGCGGCCGCTGGCGGGTGCGTCCGTCGGTCCGGACGTGATATTGCGGGCCGCGCGCCGCACGTTCGCGAAGCGGGGCTACGACGCGACGAGCGTGCGCGAAGTCGCGCGCGAGCTGGGCGTCGACGCGGCGCTGATCGCCCATCATTTCGGGACGAAGGAAACGTTGTGGCTGGCTGTCGTCGAGCAGATCGTCGATCTCGCCGAGCCGATGTTCGACGCGCTGCGTGCGTTGCGCACGTCGTCACTGCCGCATCGCGACCGCGTGAGGCGCGCGCTCGAGCTGTGCGTCGATCACGAATTCGACGAGCCCGACATGGGCATGTTCTTCTCGACCGCGGCGACCGAAGTGGGCGGGCGGCTCGACCGGCTGCAGGAGCGGCTCGTGCGGCCGTATCACGAGGTCATGTTCCCGCTGCTGTCGGACGCCGTGCAGGCCGGCGCGATTCGCGCGGTCGATCCGAACGTGCTGTTCTTCATGATCGCGAGCGCGATCGGCACGACGGTGTCGTACAGCCACATGATGCTGGAGTTCACGTCGCTGCCGACGCGGCGGGACGCGTTCCGGCAGGCCGTGCTCGACGTCGCGTTCAACATCGTCGGCGACTGA
- a CDS encoding dicarboxylate/amino acid:cation symporter → MNKRMSAAGWILLAMAAGIFIGYLIYTQLPDKQSAAEIAGYISLVSDVFLRLIKMVIGPLVFSTLVVGIAHMGDASSVGRVFVKALGWFVTASLISLLLGLLMANLLRPGENLGLPLPDIGASAHLATAKFTLKDFVGHMVPKSFAEAMANNEILQIVVFSMFFGVALSALGERGKILVAAIDQLSHVMLKITGYVMKLAPLAVMAAMASTVAINGLSILLKFAVFMGDFYVSLVLLWATLVAAGLLFLGRRVFKLLVLIKEAFMLSFATASSEAAYPKILDALDRFGVRRKISSFVMPMGYSFNLDGSMMYCTFASLFIAQAYNIHLSLGTQVTMLLILMLTSKGMAGVPRASLVVIAATLHQFNIPEAGLLLILGVDTFLDMGRSATNAVGNSIASAVVAKWEGELMSEAEAQAHAAHLDAELERQNSDPAYGAGQATST, encoded by the coding sequence ATGAACAAACGAATGTCCGCGGCAGGCTGGATCCTGCTCGCGATGGCGGCCGGCATCTTCATCGGCTACCTGATCTACACGCAGCTTCCGGACAAGCAATCCGCGGCGGAAATCGCCGGCTACATCTCGCTCGTGTCCGATGTGTTCCTGCGGCTGATCAAGATGGTGATCGGCCCGCTGGTGTTCTCGACGCTCGTCGTCGGCATTGCGCACATGGGCGATGCGTCGTCCGTCGGGCGCGTGTTCGTGAAGGCGCTCGGCTGGTTCGTCACCGCGTCGCTGATCTCGCTGCTGCTCGGGCTGCTGATGGCGAACCTGCTGCGGCCCGGCGAGAACCTCGGCCTGCCGCTGCCGGACATCGGCGCGTCCGCGCATCTCGCGACGGCCAAGTTCACGCTGAAGGACTTCGTCGGCCACATGGTGCCGAAGTCGTTCGCCGAGGCGATGGCGAACAACGAGATCCTGCAGATCGTCGTGTTCTCGATGTTCTTCGGCGTCGCGCTGTCGGCGCTCGGCGAGCGCGGCAAGATCCTCGTCGCCGCGATCGACCAGTTGTCGCACGTGATGCTCAAGATCACCGGCTACGTGATGAAGCTCGCGCCGCTCGCGGTGATGGCCGCGATGGCATCGACGGTGGCGATCAACGGGCTGTCGATCCTGCTGAAGTTCGCGGTGTTCATGGGCGACTTCTACGTGAGCCTCGTGCTGTTGTGGGCCACGCTCGTCGCCGCCGGGCTGCTGTTCCTCGGCCGCCGCGTGTTCAAGCTGCTCGTGCTGATCAAGGAAGCGTTCATGCTGTCGTTCGCGACCGCGAGTTCCGAGGCCGCGTATCCGAAAATCCTCGACGCGCTCGACCGTTTCGGCGTGCGGCGCAAGATCTCGAGCTTCGTGATGCCGATGGGTTATTCGTTCAACCTCGACGGCTCGATGATGTACTGCACGTTCGCGTCGCTGTTCATCGCGCAGGCCTACAACATCCACCTGTCGCTCGGCACGCAGGTCACGATGCTGCTGATCCTGATGCTGACGTCGAAGGGGATGGCCGGCGTGCCGCGCGCATCGCTCGTCGTGATCGCGGCGACGCTGCACCAGTTCAACATCCCGGAAGCCGGGCTGCTGCTGATTCTCGGCGTCGACACGTTCCTCGACATGGGCCGCTCGGCCACGAACGCGGTGGGCAACTCGATCGCCAGCGCGGTGGTTGCGAAGTGGGAGGGCGAGCTGATGTCGGAAGCCGAGGCCCAGGCGCATGCCGCGCATCTCGATGCCGAACTGGAACGGCAGAACAGCGATCCGGCCTATGGCGCCGGTCAGGCCACGTCGACCTGA
- a CDS encoding efflux RND transporter periplasmic adaptor subunit, with protein MFPLSLRRTSPLGAACALLLALSGCHDGKGAASAYSLPEVGVATVAPRTVRLADEFNGRVEAVDAVELRPRVSGYLQRVAYKEGDLVAQGALLFEIDPRPYRIALDRANAQQQRARAAASLANVQLKRVQTLIDAHATSQEELDNARATAEQARADLQAADAAVADAKLNLGFTEVRAPIAGRVGRAVATAGNLARADDTLLTTVVSQDPVYVYFDCDEQSYLRYNARRADPKHRAIGADPVRVGLANETGFPHAGTVDFLDNRLDPQTGTIRARVRLPNADHTFTPGLYARVQLVSGRDQDALLVDDKAVLTDQDRKYVYVIGPGDKALRRDVTIGRELEGERIVEKGLQAGDRVVVDGVQRIYYPGAQVKPKALLARADAGAGTGSGKGGGTGGGTQAVAEAGVPAAQ; from the coding sequence ATGTTCCCCTTATCCCTACGCAGGACGTCGCCTTTGGGCGCCGCTTGCGCACTGCTGCTGGCGTTGTCGGGCTGTCACGACGGCAAAGGCGCAGCGTCAGCCTATTCCCTTCCCGAAGTCGGCGTGGCAACCGTCGCGCCGCGCACGGTCCGCCTCGCTGACGAATTCAACGGACGCGTCGAAGCGGTCGACGCGGTCGAATTGCGGCCGCGCGTGAGCGGCTATCTGCAACGTGTCGCGTACAAGGAGGGCGATCTCGTCGCGCAGGGCGCGCTGCTGTTCGAGATCGACCCGCGCCCGTACCGGATCGCACTCGACCGCGCGAACGCGCAGCAGCAGCGGGCCCGCGCGGCCGCGAGCCTCGCGAACGTACAGCTCAAGCGCGTGCAGACGCTGATCGATGCGCATGCGACGTCGCAGGAAGAACTCGACAACGCGCGCGCCACCGCCGAGCAGGCGCGTGCGGACCTGCAGGCGGCCGACGCGGCCGTCGCCGACGCAAAGCTCAATCTCGGCTTCACCGAAGTGCGCGCGCCGATCGCGGGCCGCGTCGGCCGCGCGGTCGCGACCGCCGGCAACCTCGCGCGCGCGGACGACACGTTGCTGACGACCGTCGTGTCGCAGGATCCGGTCTACGTGTATTTCGATTGCGACGAGCAGAGCTACCTGCGCTACAACGCGCGCCGCGCCGATCCGAAGCATCGCGCGATCGGCGCCGATCCGGTGCGCGTGGGCCTCGCGAACGAGACGGGTTTCCCGCACGCAGGCACCGTCGACTTCCTCGATAACCGGCTCGATCCGCAAACCGGCACGATCCGTGCGCGCGTGCGGCTGCCGAACGCGGACCACACGTTCACGCCGGGCCTGTATGCACGCGTGCAGCTCGTCAGCGGCCGCGACCAGGATGCGCTGCTCGTCGACGACAAGGCCGTGCTCACCGACCAGGACCGCAAGTACGTGTACGTGATCGGCCCCGGCGACAAGGCACTGCGACGCGACGTGACGATCGGCCGCGAGCTCGAAGGCGAGCGGATCGTCGAGAAGGGGCTGCAGGCGGGCGACCGCGTGGTCGTCGACGGCGTGCAGCGGATCTACTATCCGGGCGCGCAGGTGAAGCCGAAGGCGCTGCTCGCGCGCGCCGATGCCGGTGCCGGCACGGGCAGCGGCAAGGGCGGCGGCACGGGTGGCGGCACGCAGGCCGTGGCCGAGGCCGGCGTGCCGGCCGCGCAATGA
- the soxR gene encoding redox-sensitive transcriptional activator SoxR, whose product MGTPEEPKWPLMSIRDVAARSGVPASTLRFYETRGLIKSHRNGSSHRHYSRAVLRLIAFIVFAQKIGYSLDEIAEQLVSLPEDTAPSNKDWQRLSRGWKQRVASRIEELQRLYINLDECIGCGCLSLKRCKLTNPEDRAGRNGPGARRWLGDKPPTDVE is encoded by the coding sequence ATGGGTACCCCGGAAGAACCGAAATGGCCGCTGATGTCGATCCGCGACGTGGCCGCGCGCAGCGGCGTGCCGGCGTCGACGCTGCGGTTCTACGAAACGCGCGGTCTCATCAAGTCGCACCGGAACGGTTCGAGCCATCGCCACTATTCGCGCGCGGTGCTGCGGCTGATCGCGTTCATCGTGTTCGCGCAGAAGATCGGCTATTCGCTCGACGAGATCGCCGAGCAGCTCGTCAGCCTGCCCGAGGACACCGCGCCGAGCAACAAGGACTGGCAGCGGTTGTCGCGCGGCTGGAAGCAGCGCGTCGCGAGCCGGATCGAGGAGCTGCAGCGGCTCTACATCAACCTCGACGAGTGCATCGGCTGCGGCTGCCTGTCGCTGAAACGCTGCAAGCTGACCAACCCGGAAGACCGCGCGGGCCGCAACGGGCCCGGCGCGCGGCGCTGGCTCGGCGACAAGCCGCCCACGGACGTCGAATGA
- a CDS encoding DUF3331 domain-containing protein: MNDSAAPWLMTVAAIGSFDMPSVSWGIPQRRSVTRDRLPTWDATSRPTISVLERPTADTVMISWCDACTGHYGYQKWRLFTTRKRGTCALSGRPIEIGDSVYAPQLLGSTPGNAAAMVLAACIDEALAA, from the coding sequence ATGAACGACAGTGCAGCGCCCTGGCTCATGACCGTCGCCGCAATCGGCAGCTTCGACATGCCGTCCGTATCGTGGGGCATACCGCAACGACGCAGCGTCACGCGCGACCGGCTGCCGACGTGGGACGCGACGAGCCGGCCGACCATCAGCGTGCTCGAGCGGCCCACGGCCGACACCGTGATGATTTCATGGTGCGACGCATGCACCGGGCACTACGGCTACCAGAAGTGGCGGCTGTTCACGACGCGCAAGCGCGGCACCTGCGCGCTGTCGGGGCGGCCGATCGAGATCGGCGACAGCGTCTATGCGCCGCAATTGCTCGGCTCGACGCCGGGCAACGCCGCCGCGATGGTACTGGCGGCGTGCATCGACGAGGCGCTGGCCGCCTGA